Within the Thiohalorhabdus sp. Cl-TMA genome, the region GGAGGGAGAGGCCGATTGAGGGGCTATCCCCCTCCGTCAAGGGAAAAGTTTTTTCCGAATCCGGGAGAATAGTTTCCCACAGGGGCTGTGGAGAAGTTTGGGGAAAACGCTTTGATAGCTCGTCTGAAGCCTTGCGGCGCCGGGCTTCCGGCGGATATGGTTAATATTTGTGCAACACAAAAAATCCTTTATAAACAAAATAGTAGGTTTATTTTCGGGCGCCCCGGGGGTTCAGCCGGGATCGGGGCCCCTTCGAGCTGGCAGGTGTTAAGGCTTGTGAACAAATGTCAATATTGACAGCAATGTCCGCTGTCCACGAACTGTCCATGAGAAGGCTGGAGTGACCTTCGGCTCCGGTCGGAACCTTCTCAAGGACCGTGCGGTGTACAGCCTTCGAGCCCGCTGCAGTCAAGGGGAAAATTTTTCTGGAAGGATCCGGACGGTTTCCCCACAGAGCTTGTGGAAAAACCAGTGGAAAAGGTTTTGAGCGTTCGTTCGGGCCCCCGAGTCGTGGGCGAATCGGGAGCCCGGCTCATTCCTTGGGCAGAAAGGAAAAATACGAAATAACAAGGTACTGCGTGTAAGTTTACGACCAATAGGGATTTTTCGCCCCGCGCGGGGCCACGACAGCGCCGGATGTTGACGGATGGGCGCGGATGTCAATATTGACAGCCCCTTTCCGGAGGCGGCCGGCTGCCGCGAAGCGGGCTGTGTGGCTCCGGGAGGGAGCGTAAAAAAAACGGCCCGGCGGAACCGGGCCGTAGCCTGATAAGCGGTACGGGGCGCAGCCTAGTCCAGCTTGAACTGCGCCACTTCCTCGGCAACCTGGCTGGCCATATGGTCCACCTGTCCCGCCGCTTGGCGGATCTGCTCGGTGGCGCTGGTGACGCTGGCCACCGCGTCCTGGATCTGTCCCAGGTTCTCGGTGTTCTCGGCCATGGTGGCTGCCAGCTCCTCCGCGGCTGAGGCGATCTGGTTGGCCATGGAGTCGGTGGCCTCCGCCTGGGTGCTGATGGTCTCCATGGCCTGGCGGAGCTGGTCCATGGTGGTGGTGTTGCTGTCCACCTGACTGCGGAATTTCTCCAGGATGCCGCCGATCTCGCCGGTGGCCGAGGAGGTCTGCTCGGCGAGCTTGCGCACCTCGTCGGCCACCACGGCGAAGCCCTGTCCCGCCTCGCCGGCGTTGGCGGCCTCGATGGCGGCGTTCAGCGCCAGCAGATCGGTCTTCTTGGCAATGCTCTGGATGGTCTCGGTGATCTGGTTGACGCTTTCCGTGGTCTCGCGGAGCTCCTCCATCTGCCGACTGGCCTGCTCGGCGGCCTCCCGGCCGCTGTTGGATTCCCGGTTCACCTTGCCCGCGGACTCCGAGACCTCGGAGACGTTGCTGGCCACGTCCTGGACCACCTTGTTCACTTCCTGGGAGGAGCTGTTCACCTGCTCCACCTGGTCCATCTGGGAGCGGGCGTTCTCCTGGAGGCCCTCGGCGGAGGCGTTAAGCTCCTCGCTGGCCGCGGCCAGCTGGTTGGACTGCTCGCGGCTGTTGCGCATCCGATCCTGGAGCTTGTCCATGAGCTCGTTGAAGGCGGCGCTGGCGCGGCCGATCTCGTCCCTGCTGGATTCGTCCAGGCGTCTGGTCAGGTCGCCGTCGCCCGTGGCGATGTCATGGAGGCCGCTGGCCATGCGCTGCAGGGGCTGCGTCACCAGGCGCCCGGTGGCCATGGACAGGAGCAGAAGCACGGCCACCACGGCTCCGGCGAGCCCCACCATCTGAACCGAGACATCCCTTACGACCCCGTTCCAGGCGGTGGTGACATCCTTGAACATGCGGATCCGGCCCACGGTTTCGCCGGAATAGTCCGTGAGGGGCATGGTGGCGGTCACGAAGGTTCGGTTCCCCACGTCCACCCATTTACCGCCGGCCTCTAAGGGGGATTGGCCAAGGACCTCGCGGACCTCCGGAGCGGAATAGTCGTAGTACACCAGATTGCCGCGCTTGAGGTCGGAGTTGCCTGCCTCAAAGCGTCCCGCGGCGCGGAACACCTTCTCGAAGATTCCCGCGGCGAAGGCCGTGCCGGTCTGTTCGGCGGCAGTCTCGAGGATGGCGTGGGCGCTGGAGCCGAGCTCCACCGTGCCCACCTGCTCGCCCTGATAGGTCACCGGCGCCACCAGCCGCAGACCGAGCCCGGCCCGGCCCACCTCCAGGCCCCGCACCCGCTTGCCGTCCTGGTTGGCCGTAACCACGGTTTTACGGAACCCGGAGAGGTCGTCGCCGTGCTTGCCGGGCTTGTGGGCCCGGAAGAAGCTGTGGCCGTCCGGGGTATGGAAGTGGAACTGCTGGATGCCGTATTCGTCGTGAAGACGTTGCTCGTAGAGCGGCAGGGTCAGATCGGCCAGGCGCCGCCGGTCCCGTTCGGCAAAGGCCCGGACGATCTCCCGGTTCTCCAGCAGCAGGTCCATGGACATGGAAAGGCTGTTTGCCTGGGATTCGTAGGAGGCCTCCACCATCCGCTCGAAGGTGCGCAGGGAATCCAGGCTCCGCTGCTCGATGGCGCCCGTCGTGCTCCAGAACACGAAGGCGGCATTCATCAGTCCGCCGAGGACGATGACCGGAAGCAGGAAGACCAGCAGCTTGCCGCGGACACTGTGCATCAGACGCATGGAGGTGCTCCCCTGTAGCAGGCATATCGAGGTATGTCCGGAGGAGTAACGAATTCCGGACAGTCGCCAGGGATGCAAAAACCTCGCCTAATGGCCTGCCGGGCTCATTCCAGGCGGAACTGCTGCGCAAGATCGGCCAACTGGCGGGCCAATGTGTCCACCTGTCCGGCGGCCTGCCGGATCTGCTCCACGGAATCGGTGACCGACGACGCGGCGCCGTGGATCTCTCCCAGGTTGTCGGTGGTCTCGCTCATTGTCGCCGCCAGCTCCTCCGCGGCCGCGGCGATCTGATTGGCCATCTGGTCCGTTCGCTCCGCATGGGAGCGGATGGTCTCCATGGCCTGGTTCAGCTCTTCCATGGTGGCGGCGTTTTCGTCCACCTGGGCGCGGAATTTCTCCAGGATGCCGCCGATCTCGCCGGTGGCCGAGGAGGTCTGCTCGGCGAGCTTGCGCACCTCGTCGGCCACCACGGCGAAGCCCTGTCCCGCCTCGCCGGCGTTGGCGGCCTCGATGGCGGCGTTGAGGGCCAGCAGATCGGTCTTCTTGGCGATGCTCTGGATGGTCCCGGTGATCTGGTTGACGTCCTCGGTGGTCTCGCGGAGCTCCTCCATCTGGCGGCTGGCCTTTTCGGCGGCGCGGTTCCCCGTCTGGCTTTCCTGGTTCACCTGCCCGGCGGCCTCGGAGACCTCGGTGATGTTGTTGGCGACGTCCTGGACCACCTCGTTGACCTGGCGGATGGAATCGTTGGCGTTGTCCACCCGCCCCACCTGGTCCTGGGCGCTTTCCTGAAGACCCTCGGCGGAGGCGGTGAGCTCTTCGCTGGCGGCGGCAAGCTGGTTGGACTGCTCGCGGCTGTCCCGCATCTGCTCTTGGAGCTTCTCCAGCAGGCGGTTAAAGGCCTGGGCGAGGCGTCCGGTCTCGTCACCCTGGCGGTCGGCCAGGCGCCGGGTGAGGTCGCCGCGCCCGGAGGCGATCTCGGTCAGGACCCCGGTCATTCCCTCCAGTGGTCGGGTGACGGATCGGCGAATGAAGAGGAAGACCGCGCCCAGCAGCGGCATGCTGAGGAGCACGGCGATGAAGAACAGCTTGACGGTAAAGGAGCGGGCGGCGGAGAAGCTGTCCTCGAGGGGGATCTTCATGCTCACCGCGCCGAGCACCGCCCCCTCCTCGACGTTGGTATGGCACTGCAAGCAGTTCTTGCCCAGGTAATTGCGCCGGGCCTTGGTGGGGATCACGGAGCGAAGCAGCCCTTTTTCCGCGTTCACCCGGAACACGGGCTCGCCGGAATCCAGCGCCCGCCGTTCCAGGGAGCTGCGGGCCTGCTCCTCCTCGCGACCGGCGCCGTAGAGCGCCGCCACCTTGGCACCGCGGATCACCCGAAGGTCGTGCACGCTGCCCTGCTCCCGGATCTGATCCAGGAAGCTGCCGCGATTGTTCATCTGGCCGGTGATCATGAGGGTGGTCAGGCCGGCCATGGTGGTCTCATGGAGGGTGCGGGAGAAGTCCCGTGCCTGGTTGGTGGCCAGCTCGCGCTGTTCGAAGAAAACCCAGGCCACCATGCCGGTCCAGGCCACGATCAGTGCGGCCCAGATCAGGGCGGTGAGCCGGGCGCCCAGACTGCCGCGCAAGGCGCTGAGAAGTCGCATGGTCCTCCCCGGAGGATTCGCCGTGGACCCCGAATCCCGTAGAAAATTTATGGAAAATCGGGGCGAGGATACCCGAGTGCGGACAATGCGTCACGGCTGCCCGGGTTACAGGACGGACAGTCCGGCCGCCTCCAGCATGCGCACGGTGTGGATGAGGGGCAGGCCGGTGACCGTGCTGGGATCGTCGCCCTCGGTGCGTACCAGCAGAGCCAGCCCGAGGCTCTCGGCACGGATGCTGCCGGCGCAGTCCAGGGGCCGGTCGCGCTCCACGTAACGCCGGATCTGCTCGTCGGAGAGCTCCCGGAACACGGTCTTGAAGGGAAAAACCTCGGTCCGCAGGAACCCGGCGTTCTCGCAGCGTACGCAGATGGCCGTCTGGAAGGTGACGGTCCGGCCGGAGACCGACCGGAGCTGGGTGCAGGCGGTTTCCACGTCGCCGGGCTTGCCGAGGGCCCGGCCCTGGTGCGCGGCGCACTGGTCGGAGCCGATCACCACCGCCTCGGGGTGCTGTCTGGCCACGCCCGCCGCCTTCTCCTCGGCGAGGCGGGCCACCATGGCTTCCGGGGCCTCATCGGGCAGTGGCGTCTCGTCGGTCCCCGGGGGGATGGCCTGGAATTCCAGCTCCAGCTGCCGGAGCTGAGCGGCACGGTAGGGGGAGGTGGAGGCGAGGATCAGCGGGGGCGTATCCATGGGCTTCCTTTCGTTTGCTCGGGGCCGGCTCGGAACGGGGCGCGATCCCGGTGCGGTTCGGGCACAC harbors:
- a CDS encoding methyl-accepting chemotaxis protein; translated protein: MRLMHSVRGKLLVFLLPVIVLGGLMNAAFVFWSTTGAIEQRSLDSLRTFERMVEASYESQANSLSMSMDLLLENREIVRAFAERDRRRLADLTLPLYEQRLHDEYGIQQFHFHTPDGHSFFRAHKPGKHGDDLSGFRKTVVTANQDGKRVRGLEVGRAGLGLRLVAPVTYQGEQVGTVELGSSAHAILETAAEQTGTAFAAGIFEKVFRAAGRFEAGNSDLKRGNLVYYDYSAPEVREVLGQSPLEAGGKWVDVGNRTFVTATMPLTDYSGETVGRIRMFKDVTTAWNGVVRDVSVQMVGLAGAVVAVLLLLSMATGRLVTQPLQRMASGLHDIATGDGDLTRRLDESSRDEIGRASAAFNELMDKLQDRMRNSREQSNQLAAASEELNASAEGLQENARSQMDQVEQVNSSSQEVNKVVQDVASNVSEVSESAGKVNRESNSGREAAEQASRQMEELRETTESVNQITETIQSIAKKTDLLALNAAIEAANAGEAGQGFAVVADEVRKLAEQTSSATGEIGGILEKFRSQVDSNTTTMDQLRQAMETISTQAEATDSMANQIASAAEELAATMAENTENLGQIQDAVASVTSATEQIRQAAGQVDHMASQVAEEVAQFKLD
- a CDS encoding methyl-accepting chemotaxis protein, encoding MRLLSALRGSLGARLTALIWAALIVAWTGMVAWVFFEQRELATNQARDFSRTLHETTMAGLTTLMITGQMNNRGSFLDQIREQGSVHDLRVIRGAKVAALYGAGREEEQARSSLERRALDSGEPVFRVNAEKGLLRSVIPTKARRNYLGKNCLQCHTNVEEGAVLGAVSMKIPLEDSFSAARSFTVKLFFIAVLLSMPLLGAVFLFIRRSVTRPLEGMTGVLTEIASGRGDLTRRLADRQGDETGRLAQAFNRLLEKLQEQMRDSREQSNQLAAASEELTASAEGLQESAQDQVGRVDNANDSIRQVNEVVQDVANNITEVSEAAGQVNQESQTGNRAAEKASRQMEELRETTEDVNQITGTIQSIAKKTDLLALNAAIEAANAGEAGQGFAVVADEVRKLAEQTSSATGEIGGILEKFRAQVDENAATMEELNQAMETIRSHAERTDQMANQIAAAAEELAATMSETTDNLGEIHGAASSVTDSVEQIRQAAGQVDTLARQLADLAQQFRLE
- a CDS encoding Maf family protein: MDTPPLILASTSPYRAAQLRQLELEFQAIPPGTDETPLPDEAPEAMVARLAEEKAAGVARQHPEAVVIGSDQCAAHQGRALGKPGDVETACTQLRSVSGRTVTFQTAICVRCENAGFLRTEVFPFKTVFRELSDEQIRRYVERDRPLDCAGSIRAESLGLALLVRTEGDDPSTVTGLPLIHTVRMLEAAGLSVL